A part of Asterias rubens chromosome 14, eAstRub1.3, whole genome shotgun sequence genomic DNA contains:
- the LOC117299340 gene encoding zinc finger protein 2-like — protein sequence MECSIDGDESSTTQTILTVKNTEELLEAIESLSSENVAMSVEVQHETLESMEVQEDQATGSQQFQFTTADYQQSGQVEPSESQQIEYVTEQVVTSQVGGAQVEQLVQVSAAPVSNHQVVFPGGPRPQTVQIQVTDSVGDQSVANEGAQGYHYIYQDALVCADSAQTTDQANQNQTVVTSDILPQLYRPGQDIHSSLEIASAVEILTGLASTITTQLGYQEAKQAVKLVKKEKKHKKKKNKKDKGKTKKSKKLKRKKDAGVFVENQEPKPRKTDGGYHECPTCQKTFGTAANLKSHLVSHTTERPFACDTCNASFKRRRYLQLHKNIHTQQKIFQCSYCEKTFLMKSWLHSHERYHTKPFSCDLCGRAFGDKKIRDVHRRSHTNEKPFICGECGQAFRSKAVAIKHGRRHSGLKPYVCKICNKAYTQIHNLTDHEKTHIDDQTFACKTCGKVFYARSSLRRHRIKEHPEEKTGITKVPLSRNQVITKEPGVFEIIRKPYVCKVCTEGYKTRKSLKMHEKIHEASRVCQYCSSVFVSRSDLVIHERSHTGERPFACTVCGKTFTSKKATNRHEKSHSGIKPFECRTCNKKFTRSSNLKDHELIHAGKSKRFSCSSCEKIFASRSAMKSHERLKHGPGATQNQLQVDNSMPVGQITQTMPVSQQEDPTCAEQVELFEIIIAASGQAEEQVTQVTEVSEVTEIGNIVSVS from the coding sequence ATGGAGTGCAGTATCGATGGCGATGAGTCGTCAACGACTCAGACTATCCTCACAGTCAAGAACACAGAGGAACTCCTAGAGGCCATCGAGAGCCTGTCATCAGAAAATGTCGCCATGAGCGTCGAGGTCCAGCATGAGACACTGGAGTCCATGGAGGTGCAAGAGGACCAGGCAACTGGTAGCCAGCAGTTTCAATTCACCACCGCTGACTACCAGCAGTCCGGGCAAGTGGAGCCCAGCGAATCGCAACAGATTGAGTATGTCACTGAGCAGGTCGTGACTTCACAAGTCGGGGGCGCCCAAGTAGAACAGCTGGTGCAGGTATCCGCTGCTCCGGTCAGTAACCATCAGGTGGTGTTCCCAGGAGGTCCAAGGCCTCAGACTGTCCAAATACAGGTGACTGATTCCGTTGGTGACCAGTCAGTGGCGAATGAGGGAGCCCAGGGTTATCACTATATTTACCAAGATGCACTGGTGTGTGCTGATTCCGCACAGACGACCGATCAGGCAAACCAAAATCAGACTGTGGTGACTTCGGACATTCTACCCCAACTGTATCGTCCAGGCCAAGACATTCATAGCTCCCTGGAGATTGCTTCTGCCGTGGAGATCTTGACGGGACTAGCGTCGACGATAACCACTCAGCTCGGCTACCAAGAGGCCAAGCAAGCTGTAAAGCTGGTCAAGAAGGAGAAGAAAcataagaaaaagaagaacaagaaaGACAAGGGAAAGACCAAAAAGTCTAAAAAGTTGAAACGGAAGAAAGACGCCGGTGTTTTCGTAGAGAATCAGGAGCCCAAACCTCGGAAGACGGACGGAGGATACCACGAGTGTCCAACTTGTCAGAAAACATTTGGTACTGCTGCTAATCTGAAGAGTCATCTTGTTTCACACACAACGGAGAGGCCCTTCGCTTGCGATACGTGCAACGCAAGCTTCAAACGTCGCCGCTACCTCCAGCTCCACAAGAACATCCACACGCAGCAAAAGATATTTCAGTGCAGCTACTGTGAGAAGACCTTCCTGATGAAGAGCTGGCTGCACAGCCACGAGAGGTACCATACTAAACCGTTCTCGTGCGATCTGTGCGGCAGAGCGTTCGGCGACAAGAAGATCCGCGATGTCCACCGTAGATCACACACCAATGAGAAGCCATTTATTTGCGGGGAATGCGGCCAGGCATTTCGCTCCAAAGCAGTCGCGATAAAACACGGTCGTAGACACAGCGGACTCAAGCCCTACGTTTGCAAGATCTGCAACAAGGCGTACACCCAGATTCACAATCTCACAGACCATGAGAAGACGCATATCGACGATCAGACATTCGCCTGTAAAACCTGCGGCAAGGTTTTCTACGCTCGGAGCAGTCTGCGACGCCATAGGATCAAAGAACATCCGGAGGAGAAAACAGGGATCACAAAAGTCCCGCTTTCACGTAACCAGGTGATCACAAAAGAACCGGGTGTCTTTGAGATCATCAGGAAGCCCTATGTCTGCAAGGTCTGCACAGAAGGCTACAAGACGAGGAAGTCCCTGAAGATGCATGAGAAGATCCACGAGGCAAGCCGTGTCTGCCAGTACTGCAGCTCGGTCTTCGTCTCCAGGTCTGATCTCGTCATACATGAAAGATCCCACACTGGGGAGCGCCCATTCGCCTGCACCGTCTGCGGCAAAACTTTCACCTCCAAGAAGGCCACCAACCGCCACGAGAAATCCCACAGCGGCATCAAACCCTTCGAGTGCAGGACTTGCAACAAGAAGTTCACACGCTCCTCGAATCTGAAGGACCACGAGCTGATTCACGCCGGGAAGAGCAAACGCTTCTCCTGCAGCAGCTGCGAGAAGATCTTTGCATCGCGCAGCGCCATGAAGAGCCACGAGCGGTTGAAACACGGTCCCGGGGCCACGCAAAACCAGTTACAGGTGGACAACTCTATGCCCGTTGGGCAGATCACACAAACTATGCCTGTTTCGCAGCAGGAGGATCCTACATGTGCTGAGCAGGTGGAGTTGTTTGAGATCATCATTGCGGCCTCGGGGCAAGCTGAGGAACAAGTGACGCAGGTTACGGAAGTTTCTGAAGTCACCGAGATTGGGAACATTGTCTCTGTTTCTTAA
- the LOC117299446 gene encoding uncharacterized protein LOC117299446: MKAPLGLTLCLLAHFLVEVTCGGDGGFNIHGGYYEVFNADSTSKLATKYEWGAFDSGSQSNRKVIDGPDGFCWYNGLAYCFLKFVVSSTSQPNEEHYQIMGSKMVIMDYTSSYTVQDYGWGVQEAYDEVEGNIIAEGFIWSGIENDWGYGYLHLFVKKTTRPSLSDAFLFERRNAGSESQVAQSIMTGQKTPTSVPQKLSDFQCWTSKWSRDSIGRWTMYRPQTKLVDYTPIYAEKTVEPIESHILKSLTLENQGSGVTSNDFAQLGSSETVSLSTTTSISSTFDFAVDIGSSVSMDIGFVSASLDINLHFGYSSTSSTEETQTSSTTSTISWPSTCPPGIRIDIVIYKITEKQTVPIEFTFERNGEQFSETRTLEATVNKLKQQLTNCCLTKSASPQCGSLELKMC, encoded by the coding sequence ATGAAGGCACCACTTGGTCTCACCCTTTGCTTGTTAGCGCATTTTCTGGTTGAAGTGACGTGTGGTGGCGACGGAGGTTTCAACATCCACGGTGGCTACTATGAGGTTTTCAACGCAGATTCTACCAGCAAGTTGGCTACCAAGTATGAATGGGGTGCTTTCGATTCGGGTAGTCAGAGCAATAGAAAGGTGATTGACGGTCCTGATGGGTTCTGCTGGTACAATGGTCTCGCCTACTGTTTCCTGAAATTTGTAGTCTCGAGTACAAGCCAGCCGAATGAGGAGCACTACCAGATTATGGGTAGCAAGATGGTTATCATGGACTACACGTCTTCATACACGGTGCAAGACTACGGTTGGGGTGTCCAGGAAGCCTATGATGAGGTGGAAGGGAATATAATCGCTGAAGGTTTCATCTGGAGCGGCATTGAGAACGATTGGGGTTACGGTTATCTACATCTGTTTGTGAAGAAGACAACTCGTCCTTCCTTGTCTGATGCCTTCTTGTTTGAGAGGCGAAATGCTGGGTCTGAGAGTCAGGTTGCTCAGTCGATAATGACCGGGCAGAAAACACCAACAAGCGTCCCACAGAAGCTGTCTGACTTCCAATGCTGGACCAGCAAATGGAGCAGGGATTCGATAGGTCGGTGGACCATGTACAGGCCGCAGACAAAGCTGGTTGACTACACCCCAATCTACGCGGAGAAGACGGTTGAACCTATCGAATCACACATCCTGAAGTCTCTCACCTTGGAGAACCAAGGATCTGGAGTCACATCGAATGACTTCGCACAGCTTGGTTCCAGTGAGACCGTCAGTCTGTCGACCACAACCAGTATCTCATCCACGTTCGACTTCGCAGTCGACATCGGGTCGAGCGTCTCAATGGACATTGGTTTTGTGTCGGCCTCTTTGGACATCAATCTTCACTTCGGCTACTCGTCAACATCCTCGACAGAAGAGACCCAGACTTCCTCTACAACGTCAACCATATCCTGGCCGTCGACCTGCCCACCGGGGATAAGGATCGATATTGTCATCTATAAGATTACGGAGAAGCAGACCGTTCCGATTGAGTTCACGTTCGAACGCAACGGGGAACAGTTTTCAGAGACCCGGACCCTGGAAGCTACGGTGAACAAGCTGAAGCAGCAGTTGACCAATTGCTGTTTGACAAAGTCAGCAAGTCCACAATGCGGTTCTCTCGAGCTGAAAATGTGTTAG
- the LOC117299080 gene encoding gastrula zinc finger protein XlCGF26.1-like has translation MAEPLSSLGLMPNQEVVEDVVVIVNNQANQDGTSICTETNAGIAGDSIDVVSDVVNNVVVRTECVPHEVEITSEDLGHLSNQVLTERAFSHGDGALITQEQRGGSDLVEAGEKQVGEDEQCCQVAQTATSTTAPFMDTSLMSTSEDRMDPELIEIAAAIKMLTSMAASSKMTFAESDPQMQASLPTRTKNKSEKKLNRDKTDRSCGSPQHSNQLRKSNRNKPNRTSPMFTHHRTSRPYKCSQCDHSYKKSSYLTRHMKSHEQLSLTCRYCDKKFYANNMRVRHEKHHQVPFRCMVCGKGYGDQAGLVVHIRKHTNEKPFSCKECNCSFTSNSAVLRHERTHLGLKPYVCNVCGKAYTQINTLNDHKKTHFDKWTFACTTCGKVFNARSSLRRHRVKHHPEVETPSGRKYLVKVTTPEVVLDQSVIAQYQCRFCEKTYEKKDSHRKHEKLHTEPERFTCSFCRKVFTGRQDQVVHERTHTGERPFRCELCIKAFSCMSALKRHVKSHSLTKAFECGHCHKTFTRGTGLRDHELIHAGHSKRFPCQYCDKIFASRCAMRSHMTKKHCSTGEDSITVVTQYVTISSQTSSQDVIMS, from the coding sequence ATGGCTGAGCCACTTAGTAGCCTGGGATTAATGCCAAATCAGGAAGTAGTTGAGGACGTTGTGGTGATAGTCAACAACCAAGCTAACCAGGACGGAACATCAATTTGCACAGAAACTAATGCAGGCATTGCAGGTGACTCGATTGATGTGGTGAGTGATGTGGTGAACAATGTGGTGGTGAGAACTGAATGTGTCCCACACGAGGTAGAGATTACATCGGAGGACCTCGGACATCTGTCAAATCAAGTTCTCACTGAGAGGGCATTTTCTCATGGCGACGGAGCACTCATAACACAGGAGCAACGTGGAGGCTCGGATCTTGTTGAAGCAGGCGAGAAACAGGTAGGAGAAGATGAGCAGTGCTGCCAAGTTGCTCAAACTGCTACGTCTACTACAGCACCCTTCATGGATACATCCTTGATGAGCACGTCTGAGGATAGGATGGACCCTGAGCTCATTGAAATAGCCGCGGCCATTAAAATGTTGACCAGTATGGCTGCATCGTCAAAGATGACTTTTGCTGAATCGGATCCTCAAATGCAGGCATCACTTCCGACAAGGACCAAGAATAAGTCGGAAAAGAAGTTAAACCGGGATAAAACCGATCGTTCTTGTGGGTCTCCTCAGCATTCAAACCAGCTCAGAAAAAGTAACCGGAATAAGCCAAATCGTACCAGTCCAATGTTTACGCATCATAGAACCAGCAGACCGTACAAATGCAGTCAGTGTGATCACTCCTACAAGAAGTCTAGTTACCTGACTCGACACATGAAGTCGCATGAACAGCTTTCGTTGACCTGCCGGTACTGCGACAAGAAATTCTACGCAAATAATATGCGAGTTCGCCACGAGAAACACCACCAAGTGCCATTCAGATGCATGGTTTGCGGGAAGGGTTACGGGGACCAGGCCGGGCTGGTGGTTCATATTCGCAAACACACAAACGAGAAGCCATTTTCTTGCAAGGAATGTAACTGCTCCTTCACCTCAAACAGTGCAGTACTAAGACACGAAAGGACCCATCTGGGACTTAAACCGTACGTGTGCAATGTATGCGGTAAGGCGTACACCCAGATAAACACACTCAACGATCACAAGAAGACACACTTTGACAAGTGGACCTTCGCCTGTACAACGTGCGGTAAAGTTTTCAACGCTCGCAGCAGCCTTAGACGTCATCGGGTGAAGCACCACCCCGAAGTAGAGACTCCAAGTGGCCGGAAATACCTCGTCAAGGTCACGACACCGGAAGTCGTTCTGGATCAATCCGTAATCGCGCAATACCAATGTAGATTCTGCGAGAAGACGTACGAGAAAAAGGACTCTCACCGGAAACATGAAAAGCTCCACACGGAACCGGAAAGGTTCACTTGCTCCTTTTGTAGGAAAGTCTTCACCGGCAGACAGGACCAAGTTGTTCATGAGAGGACGCACACCGGAGAGCGACCGTTTCGCTGCGAGTTGTGCATCAAAGCGTTCTCCTGCATGTCCGCACTGAAGAGACACGTCAAATCTCACTCACTGACGAAGGCATTCGAGTGTGGGCACTGCCATAAGACGTTTACGCGGGGGACGGGACTGCGAGACCATGAACTGATCCACGCGGGACACAGCAAACGTTTCCCTTGTCAGTACTGCGATAAGATATTCGCCTCTCGTTGTGCGATGAGAAGTCACATGACCAAGAAACACTGTAGCACCGGGGAAGACTCTATCACCGTGGTTACACAGTATGTGACTATTTCATCACAAACTTCAAGCCAAGATGTGATCATGTCGTAG